The following proteins are encoded in a genomic region of Papaver somniferum cultivar HN1 unplaced genomic scaffold, ASM357369v1 unplaced-scaffold_10, whole genome shotgun sequence:
- the LOC113326090 gene encoding uncharacterized protein LOC113326090 produces the protein MIMMSSKISPIRIFLFAILALSVCLETVSAQCKPEQLFNLQYAESCAGCEKKCISVCSEIGSGIVTLVCSGVSPPLLPDRSHECMCCCAPKPPVPVPSPPAAPSNICRTGQIYSEIVMPGDNGCSVCTSGCRSECSKLNTRLAKVSCRKEDLSSLLCECCCRSSTPSIMNSVMQALGY, from the exons ATGATCATGATGTCTTCCAAGATTTCTCCGATTAGGATTTTTCTCTTTGCTATACTAGCTCTGTCTGTCTGTTTAG AGACGGTATCAGCCCAATGTAAACCTGAGCAACTTTTTAACCTTCAATACGCCGAGAGCTGTGCCGGATGTGAAAAAAAATGTATTAGTGTATGTTCAGAGATTGGTAGTGGGATTGTTACGCTTGTATGCTCAGGGGTATCTCCTCCACTTCTCCCAGATCGGAGTCATGAATGCATGTGTTGTTGCGCACCTAAACCCCCAGTACCAGTCCCATCTCCACCGGCAGCTCCGTCAAATATATGCAGAACCGGTCAAATTTATTCAGAGATCGTCATGCCCGGTGATAATGGTTGTAGTGTTTGTACATCTGGTTGCAGAAGTGAATGTTCAAAATTGAACACTAGATTGGCGAAAGTTTCGTGCAGGAAAGAAGATTTATCTTCGTTACTGTGTGAGTGTTGTTGCAGGAGCAGTACCCCATCAATTATGAATTCAGTTATGCAAGCTCTTGGTTACTGA
- the LOC113326351 gene encoding glycine-rich protein DOT1-like, with translation MVNSTGQQGLGQGGGGGVGGEGDGGVDDGDGGGAEGEGEGDGGGGEGGEGDGVGEGGEGKGGGGDEDGGVGDGGVTIAQQHWHKNRSVSVGGGGDGDGGGVEGGLGGGSNGDGGGGESVGEGGEGDGEGEGGEGKGGGGDEDGGVGEGGVTVAQQH, from the exons ATGGTGAACTCTACGGGACAACAAGGGCTAGGacagggtggtggtggtggagtgggTGGTGAAGGAGATGGCGGAGTTGATGATGGTGATGGAGGTGGGGCAGAGGGTGAGGGTGAAGGTGATGGAGGTgggggtgagggaggtgaaggTGATGGAGTAGGAGAAGGGGGTGAGGGtaaaggtggtggaggtgatgaaGATGGAGGAGTGGGCGATGGTGGTGTCACCATTGCACAACAACATTGGCATAAAAATCGATCGGTATCTGTTG GAGGAGGAGGTGATGGGGATGGAGGTGGTGTTGAAGGTGGACTTGGTGGTGGTAGCAATGGTGATGGAGGTGGGGGTGAGAGTGTGGGTGAAGGCGGTGAAGGTGATGGAGAGGGAGAAGGTGGCGAGGGtaaaggtggtggaggtgatgaaGATGGAGGAGTGGGCGAGGGTGGTGTCACGGTTGCACAACAACATTGA
- the LOC113326352 gene encoding putative glycine-rich cell wall structural protein 1, producing MLQFVIVRFNGSTLQKGGGGDGDEGGAEGGLCGGGDGDGGEGEGKGGGGDVEEDGGEGEGSGGDEDGGGGEGDGDGGGDEGGLGGTDGDGGGGESVGEGGEGDGEGEGGEGKGGGGDEDGEVQKGVGGDGDGGGDEVGLGGGDCDGDGGEGKGDGGDGEGDGGEGEGSGGDEDGGGGEDGFTILQSVTVRFNGSTSQKGGGGDGDGGGDEGGLGGGGDADVGGGEGECGGGDGEGEGGEGEGGGDDEDGGGGESGVMVAQQH from the exons ATGCTACAATTCGTGATTGTTAGATTTAACGGTTCCACATTACAAAAAGGAGGAGGGGGTGATGGGGATGAAGGTGGTGCCGAAGGTGGACTTtgcggtggtggtgatggtgatggagGTGAAGGAGAGGGtaaaggtggtggaggtgatgtAGAAGAAGATGGGGGCGAGGGTGAAGGTAGTGGAGGTGATGAAGATGGAGGAGGTGGAGAGG GTGATGGGGATGGTGGTGGTGACGAAGGTGGACTTGGTGGTACCGATGGTGATGGAGGTGGGGGTGAGAGTGTAGGTGAAGGCGGTGAAGGTGATGGAGAGGGAGAAGGTGGAGAGGGtaaaggtggtggaggtgatgaaGATGGAGAAG TACAAAAAGGAGTAGGAGGTGATGGGGATGGAGGTGGTGATGAAGTTGGACTTGGTGGTGGTGATTGTGATGGAGATGGAGGTGAAGGTAAAGGTGATGGAGGTGATGGAGAAGGAGATGGGGGGGAGGGTGAAGGTAGTGGAGGTGATGAAGATGGAGGAGGGGGAGAGGATGGTTTCACG ATTTTACAATCCGTGACTGTTAGATTTAATGGTTCCACATCACAAAAGGGAGGAGGGGGTGATGGGGATGGAGGTGGTGACGAAGGTGGACTTGGTGGTGGCGGTGATGCTGATGTAGGTGGAGGTGAAGGCGAatgtggtggaggtgatggagaggGAGAAGGTGGCGAAGGTGAAGGTGGTGGAGATGATGAAGATGGAGGAGGTGGCGAGAGTGGTGTTATGGTTGCACAACAACATTGA
- the LOC113326353 gene encoding leucine-rich repeat extensin-like protein 2: MITMMPSRVFLFAILALSAYSQIASSQCMTGEVYAQYKSPSDMEDCGWCTNQCESICSKIGRSAVRDVCEIKSTGLFIKRPYVDCKCCCEAPPETDAIKSAASLSLPSALPQDKTLSLLYTSVIEDICKAEGNLYEEISFYVGSPRCSQCAGSCEETCENKNLVNTNLYCATKPPGSSALITCECCCSPPPPSPPPPPPSPPPPSPSPPPPSPPPPPPSPPPPSPSPPPPYPSPPPPPPPSPSPPPPSPPPPTPSPPPPSQSPPPPPPSLSPPPPSPSSPPPSSLPPPSSSPPPPSPLPPPPSPSPPPPSPPPPPTFCDMSKRMFRIRKFIGKESMFTNRY, translated from the exons ATGATCACCATGATGCCTTCGAGGGTTTTCCTCTTTGCAATACTTGCTTTGTCTGCCTATTCAC AGATTGCATCTTCACAATGCATGACAGGAGAAGTCTATGCCCAATACAAATCACCTTCAGACATGGAGGATTGCGGTTGGTGTACAAACCAATGTGAGAGTATATGCTCTAAGATCGGCAGATCTGCTGTTAGAGATGTTTGCGAAATCAAGTCTACTGGTTTATTCATAAAAAGACCCTATGTAGACTGCAAATGTTGTTGTGAAGCACCTCCTGAGACGGACGCAATAAAGTCTGCAGCATCACTTTCTCTCCCATCTGCATTACCCCAAGATAAGACCTTGTCACTATTATATACGTCCGTAATAGAAGATATATGTAAAGCAGAAGGAAACTTGTACGAAGAGATTTCGTTTTATGTTGGCAGCCCAAGATGCAGCCAATGTGCTGGTAGCTGTGAGGAAACATGTGAAAACAAGAATCTTGTTAATACAAATTTATATTGTGCAACAAAACCACCAGGATCTTCTGCTTTGATAACGTGCGAGTGTTGTTGCAGCCCTCCCCCTCCATCCCCACCACCTCCTCCACCTTCACCCCCACCTCCATCACCATCACCTCCTCCACcttcacctccacctccacctccatcaCCACCCCCACCATCACCTTCGCCTCCACCTCCTtatccttcaccaccaccacctcctccaccaTCACCCTCTCCCCCACCCCCATCTCCACCGCCACCTACTCCATCACCCCCGCCACCATCACAATCGCCACCTCCCCCTCCCCCATCTCTGTCACCTCCTCCACCATCTCCCTCATCCCCACCTCCTTCATCACTCCCTCCTCCGTCttcatcacctccaccaccttcACCCTTACCCCCACCTCCTTCTCCATCACCACCGcctccatctccaccacctccTCCTACATTTTGTGAT ATGTCAAAGAGGATGTTCCGTATCCGGAAGTTTATTGGAAAAGAATCAATGTTTACCAACAGGTACTGA